The Candidatus Tumulicola sp. region GAACGTCGTACCAGCTATACGGATCGGCCGCGCGTTCTGGCAGCGTGCTGGATACGTTGTGGGACCGGCGCTACCCGCCGTCAGCGTCGAGGCAACTCCAATCCCAGCGGGAACCGATCCGGACGCTCTCAACTATGCGGTTGTGTTCGTTGCTTCATCGTTTACGTCGACCACCGATGAAGACATGACGGCGTGGTATCTCATACCGTACTTTGGATTGCGTCTCCCGAAAGTTACGCTCGTCAACTACGGTTCGCAGCCGGTCAACGTCGTCGCTTCCGGTATCGTCGCAGCGACCACGAACCCACAGCAGATCGCGACGCCGTTTTCTCCGGATAACCTTCAGGCGCTGGACTCGCTGAACGCCGAGGCGATGCCAGTTGGTGTGGGCAGCTCTACATTTCAGGCGTTGAGACCTGAGCCACCCCAGACTCTTACGCCTTCGGATAAGGCGAATGCCATGATCTGGACCGCGCAATGAAGCGGAGCGATTTCGTAGTAAGCTGCGCCTCCGCTGCAACTGTCGCTGCAACAGGGTTTACTGGCGGGTCCGCCCTGGGACAGTCGCAAGTCGGCATGTCTATTGCCGAGAAAATCGCCGGAAGTCTGATAAAGACGTACGGAGGTAAGGTGGCCGACTCGGTCGGCTTGGGTAGCGTATGGAAGTTCTTTAGCGGAGACAGCGGGTCGGATCATAGTGAAGAAATTTTGGCAAAGCTCGATGATATTTCCGCGCAGTTACAAGGAATCTCTAAGCAGATCGCCAGACTGCAAGACGATACGAAAACCGCATTTAAGCGAGCAAGCTTCGATATCGTAGTACAGCCTCTTCAAGCGTTGATGGATGCGAACGATACGCTGAAGGACGACTATAGGCGGCTGTTTGTAGCGCTTGCTGGTGATAACGACCGAGACGTCGACAAGGCGCTGGACCAAATTCAAAAGGACCTCGAGATGGTAAGTAAGGGCCCAGAAACGTGGCACAATCATCTGATCGGAACTGTCGGAACCAGCGTGATCGTAGCCGCCAGCGGCATCGCGAGCGACAACCCTGAGTTCTACACGCAGAAGTCCGCTCAGACGTTCCAGGATACGTGGGACCTCTTCGATGCGCAACAGGCGATGACGCTCTTTTATTACATCGAATATCTTAATGCGACGACGGAACGAGACAGCGATCGGCCAGAAGGCAATCAGCCAGCCGCTGTGCTCGACACGATTAGAACGTATTTGCACCATCGGCAACAGCAATTGATACTCTTGCGCGGTCAGAAGCGTAATGTGACGCAAGTCATGACGCTTTCGATCAGCGGCAATCCGCGAATGTTGCACGGCTCGTTCTCGGGGCCGGCGCTTCCCCCGGATACGATTGTGGCGCTGAAACCGCCGTATACGATGTGGTCGCTCCAGCTGACCGGTCCCACGGCGCAGGGCAGCTCGACGTATGAAATTTTCTGCTCGAGCCGGCAAGACGTCATGCGGTTTCAGAACCCGGAGCGAGATTCGGTGCGAGCCGTATTTGAGAACACAAACCAACTCCAGATTGACGGCCTGTTGTTTGAAAGGCCCGTCGGCAAGCAATTCGAGGATCTGGTAACCGCGGCAAAAGGCACAAACGACGGATTCTACAAGACGCTGGGAGACTTAGGGTTTGTATTTCCGGCGGGCGCTGGAAGTATCTGGACGCTTCCGACAACCGACGAGTCCGATGAGTACCTCCGCATTACGCCGAACTCGAAGTTCGAGTGCCTGGCGAGCAGCACGACCGACGACATCCGTCGTTCGGGAATATTTTTCAGCGGTAACAATCTTTACCATGAGAACGCTCCGCCGGAGACTCCATGTACCGATCCGAATGCCTGGGGTCTTTCGATTTACTACCATGCCACCCAAGGCCAATACTTTTACACTTAATGCCGATGATCGACTTCAATGCCCTAACGGCGATCGGCTCCATCGTCTCCGCCGGCGTTCTGTTGATCGGCGGCGCGGTCGCCGTGTACCAGCTGCGAGAAACGCGGCGCGCCGCTCAATTCGATGGAACGCAGCGCATACTCGATCGCTTCCTCGAGCGCGACTTCAATCGCGCGCTTCGCTTCGTGATCAACGAGCTTCCGGAGCGGCTGCGCAACCCGGAATATGCGGGCGAGCTCGAACACGCGCGCGGGTGGGATCTCGATCCAGACCGCCATCCCGAGCTGATCGTCTTAACGCGGCTTGAGGAGGCGGGCATCTATCTTCGGCATCGATTGTTGTTGGGAGAAGCGCTGCTGGACTTCGACGCCATCCTCATTCTGCAGAGTTGGGAGCATCTCAAAGACGTCGTCGATCTCATGCGCAAGTCGCATAGAAATCCGAATGTTTGGAGTAACGCTGAATATCTATACGAGCGTGCGCGCGCGGTACGCTCAAAATGACGGAACGTATAGTTGAGGCAGGTGCGGTGTATGAAAGCAATCATCGAGGCTGCAGCTCGATGACGCATCATCAACATTCGTCGCCATTCGTAACGATCGTGTTGAGCGGTACGTACGTCGAAGTGAACGACACGGTGCCCGAATTGTGCCGCGATGGGGCGGTCGTGGTTCACCAAGCCGGGGAGGAGCATGCCGACCGGTTCGCGTGCCATACGCGTTGTCTCAACGTCGAACTGCCGAACGGTTTGGCCGCGCTGGCGCCGGACCAAACCTCAGCGCTCGGGTCGTCGACGGTTCGGGAGGCCGCGCGGCGTATCGTTACGGCTTTTCACCGAGATCAGTCGTCGCTGCAGACGGCGGTGCAGCATCTTCGCGTCGCGATAGAGTCGTCCGGCGCGGAGCGAATGGAACCGCCGCCTTGGCTGCAACGCGTTTTCGACGAATTCCCCTGGACCGAGGCTGTCCCGCTGCGAGAAGCGGCTGCGCTTGCTGGGCTGCATGAGACGCACTTCAGTCGCGCATTCCGTCAGCACACAGGCATCACCGCCAACGAATATCGGGCGCGGGCGCGCGTTCGCTATGCGTCGCAACTGCTGCTCGGGACTACGTCGGCAATCTCCCGGGTGGCTGCGAACGCCGGGCTATCGGATCAGAGCCACCTGACTCGTCTGTTTAGCGAAAGGCTAGGCGTCTCGCCGGCAGCCTACCGCCGGACCTTCGCGCGCTGAGCCCTGGGCCGACCTGCGATTAGGATTCGTTCTGTCTGGTGACGTGCGCGGCGAGTTGTGCGCGAGTCGTGAACGCAAGCTTGGCGTAGATCGACGTAACGTATTTCTCGATGGTTTTTTCGCGAACACCGAGCTGTTCTGCGATCCGGCGATTGGTAAGGCCGCGCGCAATCAAGTTCGCGACCTCGAGTTCGCGCGTGGAAAGTTGGCCCTTCGCAGTTCGAACGGCAGTCGACGGCGCGCTATGCAGCTCTAGGCGGCGGACGTCGCGCGCGCTCCCACATCGGCGAAAGATCTCAAGCGCCGCGTTCCCGTCTCCCGATCGTTCGAGCGACAGCGCCTCGTGGATCGGCCAGCCAAGCTCGCGATAACGTTCGGCCGCAGCCACACCGTCGCCGGAAAGCAGCGCCAGACACGCTTGCGCGATGCTTGCGCCGGGTCGAGCGGCCGCGACGGTGCAGTGTTCCAGTAGTTTCGATTGTTGTGACGGCGTCGCGTGCTGCGAAGCTAACGGCCAAAAGTGTACGACGGCAAATGGATGTTGTTCCGCCGCGAGGGATTCGTCCAGAAGAGCGCTTGCCTCAGCCTTTCGTCCCAACGAAAATAACAATAACGCACGCATACCTCTGAATGCCGATATTGCCGGTCCCATGCCGGCCTCTTCAAGCGCCGTCTCGAACTCTTTCTCGAGCAGCCGCTGCGCCAGAGCGTCTTGGCCGAGCGCAAGCGCCACCGCCGACGCTCCTATCGCTAACTCGATTCGGACGACAAATAGGCCGGACTGCTCGAGCGCCGCATCGATGCACGAACGCGCTGCGGCAAGCCGGCCGCGAGCGCCAAGAATGCACGCCTTCACGGCATTCGCGAACGCGAGCGCCCGAAATAAGCCGAACTCGTTGTCGATGGCGATCGCGGCATCCACAGCGCGCCCGCCCGCGTCGCTCTCGGCAAGGAGAATTGAGGTGCTCGCGATCGAGTGCAGCATCTGCGAGCGCATGAGCGGATACGTTTCCGGATTTCGCCGCTCGAGTGCATCGGCGGCGCGCCTCCAGCCGGGCACGTCGAGCGCGTGTTCGCTGGTGAAAAGTTGCGCAAGCCAATACACCTGATGGGTAAACGCATCGAGTTGCTGCGGATCGCGAATCTTCTCGAGCGCTCGCGTGGCCAAATCGAAATTGTCGCCGGCCGTCGCAATTCGGGCGAGGTTGGCGTTCACGCGATCGGCCGCCTCGCGCGGCAAATCGGCGCCGTAGGTTGCATCGTACGCGATAAGCCGTGCGAGCGCTTCCCGAATGTGGCCGCCGTTGGCTTCCTCTGCGGCGGCGCGCGTCAGCGCCGCCGAAGCGCCGCTATAATCGTGGCGATCGAGCAGCAGATCGTGTTGCGCTAAGAATGCCGGTACCGCGCGGCCAAAATCGCTTTGCTGCAGCCAAGCCTCACCGCTTTTCCCGAACAAACGAATCCGCATATCATCGTCTGTGGCCACTTCGAGTGCGCGCTCGAAATACGTCGCGGCTTGCGCGGCGGCCCGAACGCCGAGTGCGGCATCACCCGCGCATTCGCTATACTCCAACGTACGTTCGCGAAGATCTGCGCGCCACGCATGATAGGCAAGCGCATCGACGTCCGGTTGCGATTCGAGTTCGAGTAGCTCTACGATGCTTGCGTGCATCGAGCGTACGGTTTCGGTTGGAAGTTCCCCGTAGACGATCTGCCGCACGAGTGCGTGCCGGAAGTGCAAGTGTTTCGGAGCGGAGTCTTCGAGCAGCACGCCGAGATCTTGTAGGCGCTGCAACGCCTGCATCACTCGGTCCGAAGCCTGACCCGTTGCCGCGGCGAGGGTGGTTGCTGCAAAGCGCTGACCTAGCACTGCGGCGTAGTCAAGGACCTGACGGTCGGAAACGTTCAAGTGCGCCACGCGTTGCAGCGTCAGTCCTCGAATCGAAATCGGCATCGGAGCTGCGAGGCCGCCGCGCTCGATTTCAACGGCATGCTTGAGCATTTCTTCGATGAAGAACGGGTTGCCGTCGCAGCCGGCAACGACATCGCGGAGCCGATCCGGTGACAACGCAAACGCACCATCAAGCGCATCCTCGATAAGCGCCCGCACATCGTGATCGGCGAGCGGCTCGAGCCTGACGCTTCGAA contains the following coding sequences:
- a CDS encoding helix-turn-helix transcriptional regulator, with amino-acid sequence MTERIVEAGAVYESNHRGCSSMTHHQHSSPFVTIVLSGTYVEVNDTVPELCRDGAVVVHQAGEEHADRFACHTRCLNVELPNGLAALAPDQTSALGSSTVREAARRIVTAFHRDQSSLQTAVQHLRVAIESSGAERMEPPPWLQRVFDEFPWTEAVPLREAAALAGLHETHFSRAFRQHTGITANEYRARARVRYASQLLLGTTSAISRVAANAGLSDQSHLTRLFSERLGVSPAAYRRTFAR
- a CDS encoding AAA family ATPase gives rise to the protein MIAPRISSRRIVGRDLELQLLHEARRALSSRHGSFVLVGGEAGIGKTRLLAEFTATLRGGRAPLRAAGEALEDAPRPFGPFRSVLETLVAASPSVIGAAQPIVHRALGALVPDALTAAGFAVPMSARVEKAELFTGVTRFIEAVAEKRAIVVVLEDLHWADSATLELLCHLAPRIGTTRLLLVGTYRDDDIRPEHRLFAPLARLLREHTVRSVRLEPLADHDVRALIEDALDGAFALSPDRLRDVVAGCDGNPFFIEEMLKHAVEIERGGLAAPMPISIRGLTLQRVAHLNVSDRQVLDYAAVLGQRFAATTLAAATGQASDRVMQALQRLQDLGVLLEDSAPKHLHFRHALVRQIVYGELPTETVRSMHASIVELLELESQPDVDALAYHAWRADLRERTLEYSECAGDAALGVRAAAQAATYFERALEVATDDDMRIRLFGKSGEAWLQQSDFGRAVPAFLAQHDLLLDRHDYSGASAALTRAAAEEANGGHIREALARLIAYDATYGADLPREAADRVNANLARIATAGDNFDLATRALEKIRDPQQLDAFTHQVYWLAQLFTSEHALDVPGWRRAADALERRNPETYPLMRSQMLHSIASTSILLAESDAGGRAVDAAIAIDNEFGLFRALAFANAVKACILGARGRLAAARSCIDAALEQSGLFVVRIELAIGASAVALALGQDALAQRLLEKEFETALEEAGMGPAISAFRGMRALLLFSLGRKAEASALLDESLAAEQHPFAVVHFWPLASQHATPSQQSKLLEHCTVAAARPGASIAQACLALLSGDGVAAAERYRELGWPIHEALSLERSGDGNAALEIFRRCGSARDVRRLELHSAPSTAVRTAKGQLSTRELEVANLIARGLTNRRIAEQLGVREKTIEKYVTSIYAKLAFTTRAQLAAHVTRQNES